A single region of the Mannheimia bovis genome encodes:
- the ribH gene encoding 6,7-dimethyl-8-ribityllumazine synthase: MATFQGNYIATGLKFGIVATNWHKIFIDQLLNGATDKLLRHGVEAENIDTVWVPGALEISIAAKKMAQSGRYDAIICLGAVVRGSTSHYDVVVNESAKGISSAALETGVPIINGILTVENLEQAIERSGTKAGNKGEECAMVAIEMANLLKMLG, from the coding sequence ATGGCAACATTTCAAGGTAACTATATTGCAACAGGTTTAAAATTCGGTATCGTAGCAACGAACTGGCACAAAATCTTTATTGATCAACTGCTCAACGGTGCAACTGATAAATTGCTTCGTCACGGAGTGGAAGCAGAAAATATCGATACTGTTTGGGTACCGGGTGCGTTAGAAATCTCAATCGCAGCGAAAAAAATGGCACAAAGCGGTCGTTATGATGCAATTATCTGCTTAGGTGCAGTGGTGCGTGGCTCAACCAGCCACTATGATGTAGTAGTTAATGAATCCGCAAAAGGTATCAGCAGTGCTGCATTAGAAACCGGTGTGCCGATTATCAACGGTATTTTAACGGTAGAAAATCTAGAGCAAGCTATTGAGCGTTCAGGCACGAAAGCGGGTAATAAAGGCGAAGAGTGTGCAATGGTAGCGATTGAAATGGCAAATCTATTAAAAATGCTAGGCTAA
- a CDS encoding bifunctional 3,4-dihydroxy-2-butanone-4-phosphate synthase/GTP cyclohydrolase II, with the protein MFKFSTVEEAIQAIAAGKIILVSDDADRENEGDFICAAEFATPENINFMAKYGKGLICTPISTDIAERLDFHPMVVVNKDNHQTAFTVSVDHIETGTGISAFERSLTCLKMLDESAKPEDFRRPGHVFPLVAKDGGVLVRNGHTEATVDLVRLAGLKPAGLCCEIMAEDGTMMQMPELQAFAKEHNMPFITIQQLQEYRRKHDSLVDVVSVVNMPTKYGEFKAHSFVETLSGKEHVALVKGEIGDGENVLCRIHSECLTGDAFGSQRCDCGQQFAAAMSQVEVEGRGIVLYLRQEGRGIGLINKLRAYELQDRGMDTVEANLALGFKDDEREYYIAAQMFEKLGVKSIRLLTNNPAKIEGLIEQGLNVVAREPIMVEPNEHDLEYLKVKQHKMRHMFNF; encoded by the coding sequence ATGTTTAAATTTTCAACTGTAGAAGAAGCTATTCAAGCGATTGCCGCAGGCAAAATTATTTTAGTCAGTGATGATGCGGATCGTGAAAATGAGGGCGATTTCATCTGTGCAGCAGAATTTGCCACACCGGAAAATATCAATTTTATGGCGAAATATGGCAAAGGTTTAATTTGTACGCCAATTTCAACCGACATTGCGGAGCGATTGGATTTCCATCCAATGGTAGTGGTGAATAAAGATAATCATCAAACAGCGTTTACCGTTTCTGTCGATCACATTGAGACAGGCACTGGTATTTCAGCTTTTGAGCGTTCTTTAACTTGCCTGAAGATGTTAGATGAGAGTGCTAAGCCTGAAGATTTCCGTCGTCCGGGGCACGTTTTCCCTTTAGTGGCGAAAGACGGTGGCGTGTTGGTGCGTAATGGTCATACTGAAGCAACGGTAGATTTGGTTCGTCTTGCAGGTTTAAAACCGGCAGGGCTCTGCTGTGAAATTATGGCGGAAGACGGCACTATGATGCAAATGCCCGAACTTCAAGCCTTTGCGAAAGAGCATAATATGCCGTTTATTACTATTCAGCAGCTGCAAGAGTATCGCAGAAAACACGATAGTCTGGTTGATGTGGTTTCGGTTGTGAATATGCCGACTAAATACGGTGAATTTAAAGCTCATAGCTTTGTTGAAACCTTGTCTGGTAAAGAACACGTAGCACTGGTAAAAGGCGAGATTGGCGATGGCGAAAATGTGTTATGTCGTATTCATTCAGAATGTTTAACGGGCGATGCGTTTGGCTCTCAACGTTGTGATTGCGGTCAGCAATTTGCTGCGGCAATGAGCCAAGTTGAAGTAGAAGGCAGAGGTATCGTACTTTATTTACGCCAAGAAGGGCGAGGCATTGGCTTAATTAACAAACTGCGTGCTTATGAGTTGCAAGACAGAGGAATGGATACGGTTGAAGCTAATTTGGCACTCGGCTTTAAAGATGATGAGCGTGAATATTACATTGCGGCTCAAATGTTTGAAAAGTTAGGAGTGAAGTCTATTCGTTTGCTCACTAATAACCCTGCAAAAATTGAAGGACTTATTGAGCAAGGATTAAACGTGGTCGCTCGTGAGCCAATTATGGTTGAGCCAAATGAACACGATTTGGAATACCTCAAAGTTAAACAGCATAAAATGCGACATATGTTTAATTTTTAA
- the ribE gene encoding riboflavin synthase, giving the protein MFTGIIEEVGQIAQIKKQGEFAVVTIKAKKVLTDVQLGDSIAVNGVCLTVTSFTKEQFTADVMSETLKRTSLGELSLNSPVNLERAMAANGRFGGHIVSGHIDGTGTVAEITPADNATWYRINASPKLLRYIIEKGSITIDGISLTVVDVNEQSFRVSIIPHTIKETNLGSKKIGSLVNLENDIVGKYIEQFLLKKEIENPPSKLTVDFLKNAGF; this is encoded by the coding sequence ATGTTCACAGGTATTATCGAAGAAGTTGGTCAAATCGCACAAATCAAAAAGCAAGGCGAATTTGCGGTTGTTACCATCAAAGCGAAAAAGGTGCTTACTGATGTGCAATTAGGCGATAGCATTGCAGTAAATGGTGTTTGTTTAACGGTAACCTCTTTTACGAAAGAGCAATTTACCGCAGATGTGATGTCAGAAACACTAAAACGCACTTCGCTCGGCGAATTAAGCCTCAACAGCCCTGTTAATCTTGAGCGAGCAATGGCAGCAAATGGGCGTTTTGGTGGGCATATTGTGTCGGGTCATATTGACGGTACAGGCACAGTTGCTGAAATTACCCCTGCGGATAATGCTACTTGGTATCGCATTAATGCTTCACCAAAATTGCTACGTTATATTATTGAGAAAGGCTCAATTACCATTGATGGCATTAGTTTAACGGTGGTTGATGTAAATGAACAATCTTTTCGTGTATCAATTATTCCGCACACAATTAAGGAAACAAATTTGGGCTCGAAAAAAATCGGCAGCCTGGTGAATTTAGAAAACGATATTGTCGGTAAATATATCGAACAGTTTTTATTGAAAAAAGAGATAGAAAATCCACCAAGTAAATTGACGGTCGATTTTCTAAAAAATGCAGGATTTTAA
- the ribD gene encoding bifunctional diaminohydroxyphosphoribosylaminopyrimidine deaminase/5-amino-6-(5-phosphoribosylamino)uracil reductase RibD: MKDAQYMAYAIELAKKAQGWTHPNPLVGCVIVKNGEIIAEGYHEKYGQWHAERNAILRSEQDLTGATAYVTLEPCCHYGRTPPCSSLLIERGIKKVFIGSRDPNPLVSGKGAEQLRAAGVEVVADFMRAECDELNPIFFHYIQTKRPYVLLKYAMTADGKIATSTGESKWITGEQARANVQETRHQYSSIMVGVETVLADDPMLNSRMPNAKQPVRIVCDSQLRTPLDCKLVQTAKEYRTVIATLNNDVKAHEAYQQCGVEIIVTKSDNKRVDLLDLLQKLGEMQIDSLLIEGGSSLNFSALKAGCVNRVHCYIAPKLVGGQNAKTPIGGEGIGELAQAVKLKLKSTELIGEDILLDYEVKQGK; this comes from the coding sequence ATGAAAGATGCTCAATATATGGCTTATGCCATTGAACTTGCTAAGAAAGCCCAAGGCTGGACACATCCGAACCCTTTGGTTGGTTGTGTGATTGTGAAAAACGGCGAAATCATTGCTGAAGGCTACCACGAAAAATATGGGCAGTGGCACGCCGAACGCAATGCGATTTTACGCTCCGAGCAGGATTTAACAGGGGCTACCGCTTACGTTACGCTTGAGCCTTGCTGCCACTATGGGCGAACACCACCTTGTTCTAGCTTATTGATTGAGCGGGGCATTAAGAAAGTCTTTATCGGCTCTCGTGATCCAAATCCACTTGTTTCAGGTAAAGGAGCAGAGCAGCTTAGAGCAGCAGGGGTTGAGGTCGTTGCAGATTTTATGCGGGCAGAATGTGATGAATTAAATCCGATTTTTTTTCATTATATTCAAACCAAACGTCCTTATGTATTACTTAAATATGCAATGACGGCAGACGGAAAAATAGCCACAAGTACAGGCGAATCAAAATGGATTACGGGCGAACAAGCTCGTGCAAACGTACAGGAAACCCGCCATCAATACAGCTCAATTATGGTCGGTGTTGAAACAGTATTGGCTGATGACCCTATGCTCAATAGCCGAATGCCAAATGCCAAGCAGCCCGTGAGAATTGTTTGTGATAGTCAGTTAAGAACGCCCCTAGATTGCAAATTAGTACAAACAGCAAAAGAGTATCGCACAGTTATTGCAACATTGAATAACGATGTGAAAGCCCACGAAGCATATCAACAATGTGGAGTGGAAATTATAGTAACAAAATCCGATAACAAGCGGGTAGATTTGCTCGATCTTTTGCAAAAACTAGGCGAAATGCAAATTGACAGTTTATTAATTGAGGGCGGTTCAAGCCTGAATTTCAGTGCATTAAAAGCAGGTTGTGTAAACAGAGTGCATTGCTATATCGCCCCCAAATTGGTGGGTGGACAAAATGCTAAAACCCCAATCGGCGGAGAGGGAATAGGCGAGTTAGCCCAAGCGGTCAAATTAAAACTGAAATCTACCGAGCTGATCGGTGAAGATATTTTATTAGATTATGAAGTGAAGCAAGGAAAATAA
- the lon gene encoding endopeptidase La has protein sequence MAPRKKKAIELPLLPLRDVVVFPYMVMPLFVGREKSIQALRSAMDSNKQLFLVTQQDPNKEDPSKDDMYSVGVTANIIQMLNLPDGTVKVLVEGQTRAKIEQIHDDENGFWAAIQPIYSEYDEENEELKTIAKTTLTEFENYVKNNKKIPAEIIPKLQKITLEDRLADTIASNLIAPVKKKQELLEQPNLIARFEALLIAMATEMDTLETETRIRNRVKQQMEKNQRDYYLNEQIKAIQKELGNGDDVEQSELDKLKEKIDAAKLPTDVKEKLDNEFKKLKAMPQSSSEATVVRTYIDWILQMPWHKKSAVKKDLAKAQEILDKDHYGLERVKDRIVEYLAVQSRLNKLKGPILCLVGPPGVGKTSLGQSIANATGRKYVRMALGGVRDEAEIRGHRRTYIGSMPGSLMMKMAKVGVRNPLFLLDEIDKMAQDMRGDPASALLEVLDPEQNKAFNDHYLEVDYDLSDVMFVATSNSMNIPPALLDRMEVIRLSGYTEDEKMHIARDHLLAKQQENNGLQEGELTVEDGAILSIIRYYTREAGVRGLEREIAKICRKAVKALVLDKKLKSITVSENNIEEYLGVKRFDYGKMDSQNRIGEVTGLAWTEVGGDLLTIETASVAGKGKFSYTGSLGDVMKESIQAAMVVVRSRADKLGIAEDFHEKRDIHVHVPDGATPKDGPSAGIAMCTALISSLTGNPVRKEVAMTGEISLRGKVLPIGGLKEKLLAAHRGGITTVIIPKENEKDLEEIPENAKAALKIHPVETIDEVLAIALENPPMGIEVLPKAEIKVKKTRAKATVQ, from the coding sequence ATGGCACCAAGAAAAAAGAAAGCAATTGAATTACCACTACTTCCATTGCGTGATGTGGTGGTGTTCCCTTATATGGTTATGCCGTTATTTGTAGGTCGTGAAAAATCAATTCAAGCCCTACGTTCGGCGATGGATTCGAATAAACAACTGTTTTTAGTTACTCAACAAGACCCGAATAAAGAAGATCCAAGTAAAGACGATATGTATTCGGTTGGCGTAACGGCTAACATCATTCAAATGTTAAACTTGCCGGATGGCACGGTAAAAGTGCTGGTTGAAGGTCAAACTCGTGCAAAAATCGAGCAAATTCACGATGATGAAAACGGCTTCTGGGCGGCAATTCAGCCTATTTATTCTGAATATGATGAAGAAAATGAAGAATTAAAAACTATTGCTAAAACAACTTTAACCGAATTTGAAAATTACGTTAAAAATAATAAGAAAATTCCAGCGGAAATTATTCCTAAACTGCAAAAAATTACGCTTGAAGATCGCTTAGCAGATACGATTGCCTCTAACTTAATTGCCCCTGTAAAGAAAAAACAGGAACTGCTAGAGCAACCGAATCTCATTGCTCGTTTTGAAGCCTTATTAATTGCGATGGCAACGGAAATGGATACCCTTGAAACGGAAACCCGTATCCGTAATCGTGTGAAACAGCAGATGGAAAAAAACCAGCGTGATTACTATCTCAATGAACAAATCAAAGCTATTCAGAAAGAGTTAGGCAATGGTGATGATGTTGAACAAAGTGAGTTAGATAAGCTCAAAGAAAAAATTGATGCGGCTAAATTACCAACAGATGTAAAAGAGAAATTGGATAATGAATTTAAAAAGCTAAAAGCAATGCCGCAAAGCTCGTCAGAGGCAACGGTTGTGCGTACTTATATCGACTGGATTTTACAAATGCCTTGGCATAAAAAATCGGCGGTAAAGAAAGATTTAGCTAAAGCACAGGAAATTCTGGATAAAGACCATTATGGTTTAGAACGAGTGAAAGATCGTATTGTGGAATATCTTGCGGTACAAAGCCGTTTAAATAAATTGAAAGGTCCAATCCTCTGCTTAGTTGGTCCTCCGGGTGTTGGTAAAACCTCACTAGGGCAATCTATTGCTAATGCAACAGGGCGTAAATATGTGCGTATGGCATTAGGTGGTGTGCGTGATGAGGCGGAAATTCGTGGTCATCGTCGTACTTACATTGGATCAATGCCGGGTTCTCTAATGATGAAAATGGCGAAAGTTGGCGTTCGTAACCCACTGTTTTTATTAGATGAAATCGACAAAATGGCACAAGATATGCGTGGCGACCCTGCTTCAGCATTACTTGAAGTGCTAGATCCGGAGCAAAATAAAGCCTTTAACGACCATTATTTAGAGGTAGATTACGATTTATCTGATGTAATGTTTGTGGCAACTTCAAACTCAATGAACATTCCACCTGCATTGCTAGATCGTATGGAAGTCATTCGTCTTTCAGGCTATACCGAAGATGAAAAAATGCACATTGCTCGCGATCATTTACTAGCTAAACAGCAAGAAAATAATGGATTGCAAGAGGGTGAACTCACAGTGGAAGATGGTGCAATTTTAAGCATTATCCGCTATTACACCCGTGAAGCCGGTGTGCGTGGGCTTGAACGAGAAATTGCTAAAATTTGCCGTAAAGCAGTAAAAGCCTTGGTGCTAGATAAAAAATTGAAATCCATCACGGTTTCGGAAAATAATATCGAAGAATACTTAGGCGTGAAACGCTTTGACTACGGCAAAATGGATAGCCAAAACCGTATTGGTGAAGTTACCGGCTTAGCGTGGACAGAAGTAGGCGGTGATTTATTAACCATTGAAACAGCCTCTGTGGCGGGTAAAGGTAAATTCTCTTACACAGGCTCACTTGGCGATGTAATGAAAGAATCTATCCAAGCGGCAATGGTTGTCGTTCGTTCTCGTGCAGATAAATTAGGGATTGCTGAAGACTTCCACGAAAAACGCGATATCCACGTTCACGTACCGGATGGTGCAACGCCGAAAGATGGTCCAAGTGCCGGTATTGCAATGTGTACTGCTCTGATTTCAAGCCTAACAGGCAACCCTGTTCGTAAAGAAGTGGCGATGACTGGCGAAATCAGTCTGCGTGGGAAAGTATTACCAATCGGCGGCTTAAAAGAGAAATTACTCGCAGCCCACCGTGGCGGTATTACTACCGTGATTATCCCGAAAGAGAATGAAAAAGACTTGGAGGAAATCCCAGAAAACGCAAAAGCTGCGTTAAAGATCCACCCAGTGGAAACCATTGATGAAGTGCTGGCAATTGCTCTTGAAAATCCACCGATGGGAATTGAAGTGTTACCAAAGGCAGAAATCAAAGTGAAAAAAACGCGTGCTAAAGCAACGGTTCAATAA
- the ilvY gene encoding HTH-type transcriptional activator IlvY: MDFQSLKLFLDIVQSRSFIRSAEKNYMTASTLTRHIQRMEEEVGQPLFLRDNRQVHLTEAGEKFLEFAQQGWVQWQQLQSQISPTQGELEGELKVFCSVTASYSHLPPILSRFRQKYPKVDIKLTTGDPAQALLEVQSLTADIAIAGKPELLPNNIIFHYIDDIELSIIAPRVACQATQLLQQSPIDWKNVPFILPVNGPVRKRIDRWFKEQKIKEPRIYATVTGHEAILPMVALGFGVALLPDVVIKHSPMNNQVSYLNLPSPITPFELGVCVQQRRLQEPIINAFWALLSKTA; this comes from the coding sequence GTGGACTTCCAAAGCCTTAAACTTTTTCTAGACATTGTCCAAAGCCGTAGTTTTATCCGCAGTGCGGAAAAAAATTATATGACGGCTTCAACCCTTACTCGCCATATTCAGCGTATGGAAGAAGAAGTGGGGCAGCCGTTATTTTTGCGGGATAATAGACAGGTTCATCTTACCGAAGCAGGGGAAAAGTTCTTAGAATTTGCTCAGCAAGGTTGGGTACAATGGCAGCAACTTCAAAGTCAAATTTCGCCTACGCAAGGCGAGTTAGAAGGCGAGTTGAAAGTGTTTTGTTCTGTAACAGCCTCTTATAGCCATTTGCCACCGATCTTATCCCGTTTTAGACAGAAGTATCCAAAGGTAGATATTAAGCTAACCACCGGCGACCCGGCACAAGCCTTGCTTGAGGTACAATCGCTTACTGCGGATATTGCCATCGCAGGCAAGCCGGAGCTGCTACCGAATAATATTATTTTTCACTACATTGATGATATAGAGCTTTCAATTATTGCTCCTCGCGTTGCCTGCCAAGCAACACAGCTTTTACAACAATCGCCGATAGATTGGAAAAATGTGCCTTTTATTTTGCCGGTGAATGGTCCGGTGAGAAAGCGTATTGACCGTTGGTTTAAAGAGCAGAAAATCAAAGAGCCGAGAATTTATGCTACAGTAACAGGGCACGAAGCAATATTACCAATGGTTGCCTTGGGGTTTGGTGTGGCATTGTTACCTGATGTGGTGATCAAACATAGCCCAATGAATAACCAAGTTTCATATTTAAATTTACCTTCGCCTATTACGCCTTTTGAGTTAGGGGTTTGTGTTCAGCAAAGGCGGTTACAAGAACCGATTATCAACGCATTTTGGGCGTTATTGTCTAAAACAGCATAA
- a CDS encoding glycosyltransferase family 8 protein, with product MKLTLSCDDNYVPYLSVCLLSILKCNKNVIFYILDLGISKKNQDKIDEIVKDNGGVIYFIPINKEDFSVFPQTIKYISIATYARLKLASYLEDLERVIYIDVDTLTIGSIEELWNLQLSDENVIAACFDSFIEFSTDNYKETIGLKQDEPYFNAGVLLIDIKKFKNMQVYEKAIAYLNTKPNIHYQDQDILNVLFKGRTQFISPKFNFMPMLRSRIKKRAKLDELEKDSIPISIIHYCGSKKPWHNKCSHTKSSYFLELYNSIPNKPVEWESKVEELDLINRFSRYRKDFRDKLLYGIQ from the coding sequence ATGAAGTTAACTTTATCTTGTGATGATAATTATGTTCCATATTTATCTGTTTGTTTATTGAGTATATTAAAATGTAATAAAAATGTGATTTTTTATATATTGGATTTAGGTATATCAAAGAAGAATCAGGATAAAATTGATGAAATAGTCAAAGATAATGGTGGTGTAATTTATTTTATACCAATAAATAAAGAGGATTTTTCTGTTTTTCCTCAGACGATAAAATATATATCTATCGCTACTTATGCAAGATTGAAACTCGCCAGCTATTTGGAAGATCTTGAAAGAGTCATCTATATTGATGTAGACACACTAACTATAGGATCAATAGAAGAACTTTGGAACCTTCAATTATCCGATGAAAATGTTATTGCAGCTTGTTTCGATTCCTTTATCGAATTCTCAACTGATAACTACAAAGAAACTATTGGTTTGAAACAAGATGAGCCTTATTTTAATGCTGGTGTTTTACTCATAGACATTAAAAAATTTAAAAATATGCAAGTTTATGAAAAAGCTATTGCATATTTAAATACTAAGCCTAATATTCATTATCAGGATCAAGATATTCTTAATGTATTATTCAAAGGTAGAACTCAATTTATTTCACCTAAATTTAATTTTATGCCAATGTTAAGAAGCAGAATAAAGAAACGGGCTAAATTAGATGAGTTAGAAAAAGATTCAATACCAATATCAATTATCCATTATTGTGGAAGTAAGAAACCTTGGCATAATAAATGTTCTCATACAAAGAGTAGCTATTTTTTAGAGCTTTATAATTCTATCCCTAATAAACCTGTAGAATGGGAAAGTAAAGTGGAAGAATTAGACCTAATTAATAGATTTTCTCGATACAGAAAAGATTTTAGAGATAAGTTACTATACGGTATTCAATGA
- a CDS encoding glycosyltransferase family 25 protein, with the protein MKKTPIFVINLEKSHERRAFVTEQFHAFPEIEYQFYKAVNGKENPDYPLFKRYNEQERFKRKGNKMNLSQLGCWASHYHLWEKCVELNQPIIILEDDAIIHSHFPNAYQFINSEENQFEFFWLSPPAPRVRGQKGKTIFTIPNSQCKIERFYKGWGNTTGYFITPQAAKKLINFAKEWIYEVDITMERYWENKLDFLAITPFCVEPDLSKESNIPVDKGKKNRTLMIKIKREIYKIKDLINKLIYNYKF; encoded by the coding sequence ATGAAAAAAACACCTATTTTTGTCATTAATTTAGAAAAGTCGCATGAAAGACGAGCATTTGTTACAGAGCAATTTCACGCTTTTCCTGAAATAGAATATCAATTTTATAAAGCAGTAAACGGAAAAGAGAACCCAGATTATCCACTATTTAAACGTTACAATGAGCAAGAACGTTTTAAACGCAAAGGAAACAAAATGAATCTTTCTCAGTTAGGTTGTTGGGCAAGTCACTATCATTTATGGGAAAAATGTGTTGAGCTAAATCAACCCATTATTATTTTGGAAGACGATGCGATTATTCATTCACACTTTCCTAATGCCTATCAATTTATTAATTCTGAAGAAAATCAATTCGAATTTTTCTGGTTAAGTCCACCAGCTCCACGTGTAAGAGGGCAAAAAGGAAAAACAATTTTTACTATTCCAAATAGCCAATGCAAAATAGAACGATTTTATAAAGGTTGGGGAAATACAACCGGCTATTTTATTACGCCACAAGCGGCTAAAAAATTAATAAATTTTGCAAAAGAATGGATTTATGAAGTAGATATAACAATGGAACGATATTGGGAAAATAAACTAGATTTTCTAGCAATAACACCGTTTTGTGTTGAGCCTGATCTTAGCAAAGAAAGTAATATTCCTGTTGATAAGGGTAAGAAAAATCGGACTTTAATGATAAAGATAAAACGAGAAATATATAAAATTAAGGATTTAATTAATAAGCTAATCTACAACTATAAATTCTAG
- the rpmE gene encoding 50S ribosomal protein L31, whose amino-acid sequence MKQGIHPNYVEITATCSCGNVVKTRSTVGKDLNLDVCGNCHPFYTGKQRVVDTGGRVERFNKRFSIPSSK is encoded by the coding sequence ATGAAACAAGGTATTCACCCGAATTACGTGGAAATTACTGCAACTTGTTCTTGCGGTAATGTTGTTAAAACTCGCTCAACAGTGGGTAAAGATTTAAACTTAGACGTGTGTGGCAATTGCCACCCATTCTATACCGGTAAACAACGTGTTGTTGATACCGGTGGTCGTGTAGAGCGTTTCAATAAACGTTTCAGCATTCCAAGCTCAAAATAA
- the tkt gene encoding transketolase, translated as MAERKVLANAIRFLSMDAVQKANSGHPGAPMGMADIAEVLWRDFLKHNPTNPKWADRDRFVLSNGHGSMLIYSLLHLTGYDLSIEDLKQFRQLHSKTPGHPEYGYAPGVETTTGPLGQGITNAVGMAIAEKTLAAQFNREGHNIVDHYTYAFLGDGCLMEGISHEACSLAGTLGLGKLIAFYDDNNISIDGHVDGWFTDDTAQRFEAYGWQVIRNVDGHDAEQIKFAIENAQAETERPTLIICKTIIGYGSPNKSASHDCHGAPLGDAEIAASREFLGWEHAPFEIPAEIYSEWDAKAKGTLAEKNWNAKFAAYEAAYPELAAEFKRRYAGELPANWEAESKAFIEKLQANPANIASRKASQNAIEAYAPTLPEFLGGSADLAGSNLTLWSGSKPIRADHNVDGNYINYGVREFGMSAIMNGIALHGGFIPYGATFLMFYEYAHNAVRMAALMKQRVLYVYTHDSIGLGEDGPTHQPVEQTASLRLIPNLETWRPADQVESAIAWKAAVERKDGPSALIFTRQNLAQQERTPEQLANVARGGYILRDCCEKGTCPDLILIATGSEVDLAMKAADVLDKEGVKVRVVSMPSTNVFDKQDEAYRESVLPRSVTKRVAIEAQIADFWYKYVGFEGRVVGMNSFGESAPADQLFRLFGFTVENVVAKAKEIL; from the coding sequence ATGGCAGAACGTAAAGTGCTAGCAAATGCAATTCGTTTTTTAAGTATGGACGCTGTGCAAAAAGCTAACTCAGGGCACCCGGGAGCCCCTATGGGTATGGCTGATATTGCAGAAGTTTTATGGCGTGATTTTTTAAAGCACAACCCAACTAATCCAAAATGGGCTGATCGCGACCGCTTTGTTCTGTCAAACGGGCACGGTTCAATGTTAATTTATAGTTTGTTACATTTAACCGGTTACGATCTTTCTATCGAAGATTTAAAACAATTCCGTCAATTACACTCTAAAACACCGGGACACCCTGAATATGGTTATGCACCGGGCGTTGAGACCACAACAGGTCCTTTAGGTCAAGGCATTACTAACGCTGTAGGTATGGCAATTGCAGAAAAAACACTTGCCGCACAATTTAACCGTGAAGGTCATAACATTGTTGATCACTACACCTATGCATTTTTAGGTGATGGTTGCTTAATGGAAGGTATTTCTCACGAAGCTTGCTCGTTAGCTGGTACATTAGGTTTAGGTAAATTAATTGCGTTCTATGATGACAACAATATTTCTATCGATGGGCACGTTGATGGTTGGTTTACTGATGACACGGCACAACGCTTTGAAGCTTACGGCTGGCAAGTAATCCGTAATGTTGATGGACACGATGCAGAACAAATCAAATTTGCAATTGAAAATGCACAAGCTGAAACCGAACGCCCAACCCTCATCATCTGTAAAACAATTATCGGTTACGGCTCGCCAAATAAATCAGCTTCTCACGATTGCCACGGTGCACCATTAGGTGATGCTGAGATTGCTGCTTCTCGTGAATTCTTAGGTTGGGAACACGCACCATTTGAAATTCCGGCGGAAATTTATTCAGAGTGGGATGCTAAAGCAAAAGGCACACTAGCAGAAAAAAATTGGAATGCCAAATTTGCCGCTTATGAGGCTGCATATCCAGAACTGGCTGCAGAATTTAAACGCCGTTATGCAGGCGAATTACCGGCAAACTGGGAAGCAGAAAGCAAAGCATTTATTGAGAAGCTACAAGCAAATCCTGCAAATATCGCAAGCCGTAAAGCATCTCAAAATGCGATTGAAGCCTATGCACCAACACTACCTGAATTTTTAGGTGGTTCAGCAGACCTTGCAGGTTCTAACCTAACCTTATGGTCCGGCTCAAAGCCAATCCGTGCTGATCATAATGTAGACGGTAACTACATCAACTACGGTGTACGTGAGTTTGGTATGTCTGCGATTATGAACGGTATTGCCCTACACGGAGGATTTATTCCTTACGGTGCAACATTCTTAATGTTCTATGAATACGCTCACAATGCTGTGCGTATGGCGGCATTAATGAAACAACGTGTATTATACGTTTATACTCACGACTCAATCGGTTTAGGTGAAGATGGTCCTACACACCAACCGGTAGAACAAACTGCTTCGTTACGTCTGATTCCAAACTTAGAAACTTGGAGACCGGCAGACCAAGTAGAATCTGCTATTGCTTGGAAAGCAGCTGTTGAGCGTAAAGATGGTCCTTCTGCGTTGATCTTTACTCGTCAAAACCTTGCACAACAAGAACGTACGCCTGAACAATTAGCAAATGTGGCTCGTGGTGGTTACATCTTACGTGATTGCTGTGAAAAAGGTACTTGCCCTGATTTAATCTTAATTGCAACAGGTTCTGAAGTCGATTTAGCAATGAAAGCCGCAGATGTGTTAGATAAAGAAGGTGTGAAAGTACGTGTTGTTTCAATGCCAAGCACCAATGTATTTGATAAACAAGATGAAGCATACCGTGAGTCTGTATTACCTCGTTCAGTTACTAAACGTGTTGCAATTGAAGCACAAATTGCAGACTTCTGGTATAAATACGTTGGCTTTGAAGGCAGAGTTGTAGGTATGAATAGCTTCGGTGAATCAGCCCCGGCAGATCAATTATTCAGACTCTTCGGCTTTACTGTTGAAAACGTAGTTGCAAAAGCGAAAGAGATTTTATAA